The Lolium rigidum isolate FL_2022 chromosome 2, APGP_CSIRO_Lrig_0.1, whole genome shotgun sequence genomic interval gatgagaataataatgatagctactttgttgaatttgctcccactacaactaataaaattgattatgcctatgtggagagtaataattttatgcatgagactcatgataagaatgctttatgtgatagttatattgttgagtttgctcatgtttctactgaaagttattatgagagagggaaacatgggtatatgcatcttaataatactaggacaaaacccgtgcttcgctacggagcaaACGCGAGAATATCACTCGATTAGTTTGTTGCCCAGCCGAAATCCTTGGTTCCAATGAAAAAACCTAAATAATATCACCATCGTCGCATTGTTTCTCGAAAATGTTGGTTTGTATGCAACACAACATAGTGTTATGAGCATGGTGGAAATTCTTCGGACGGTGCAGCGATTGTGTGACATATTCATTTTCGTCGATCCAACCTTCTCGACGTTAGTTTCTCTTTTCTGCTTTTTTTGGATGTGTTTGTGTGGTGGTTCCAATAGTTGTACCATGTGTTTGCTATATTAGTATAGCGGGAAAAGCCTATTTTCAAGAAGTTACATGAATCATGGGTAAAAAAGGAGAAGCCGACACGAAGATGTATTGTATCAAGCTCAATGCAACTCCTTTGCTTTTATAATTTTATTGTAAAAGGAATTCTTAGGTCTCAAAAATATCCTTTTTCTCATTTCTCCTGCGAGCCGGCTGTACCAAATCCAATGTATCGCTGAATCTTGGCAAGAATGCTTGGGCTGTACTATATTCTGAATGCTTTGCTTTCAGATATTTTTCAGTTCCATTTTGAACAACAAAAATTATGAAAGCTTGAGAAATCAAATAAATGTATCTTATTTTAGGTACAAGAGTGATCAGTGCACATAAAGGATACTCCTACTTTTTCCTGAAATACATAAACAATACTTAGCTAACTCACAGCAATGGCTGGCAGACAAGAAAACATGTCCATCTTATATTATAAATAAGATTTCAGAGAGTAGGTTCAGAGGAGAGAGAAGCACCGTCCGAGACATGTAGCATTCATGTTGATTCCCTTGGTAGATTGCCAAGAGGTGAGAGGCGGACCTGTGGGGCAGGTGCTGCTTGAGCCCGGAGGCAAGCAACGACGGCATACATGGAGTGGTGTTGCGTGGATTTGGGCGAGGGAGCGCCGATGTGTCCTCGTAGTGGAGCGCCTCGACGCGGACGTCCAGCCGGGGAGCCCGCCGCTCTCTGTGTTGAGGGAGTTCGTCCCGCCGGAATCAGCGCTCATGGACGCGTTTGCAAGCGTCCTCCGCCTAGCGCGAGTCCTAGCGCAGCTCATGGCACCTCCTCGTTGATCCACAAAGGGAAAGGTCCTTCAAGAAATCGGCCATGGAGTGGGCCGTGCCTAGTGGCGCGTAGGGAAGCTCGCGGGGAGTCTGAAGGGCTATATGAACTTTAAGGTGGGAGGTAATCTTTAAGTCCCACAGAAGGCGGAAGTGATGGAAGACATAAAGCATATATATAGATGataatctatatatatatattctgcaTTCTGAAAAATTTATTCATTATTTTTTTTTTTATTATACGTTTTAGTACATTTACACACGTTACTTTTGTATGTTCATTCACCATGGTCTGACTGATTTGACGTGGTGTGTTCATAttagccggggggggggggggatatatatatatatatatatatatatatatatatatatatatatatatatatatatNNNNNNNNNNNNNNNNNNNNNNNNNNNNNNNNNNNNNNNNNNNNNNNNNNNNNNNNNNNNNNNNNNNNNNNNNNNNNNNNNNNNNNNNNNNNNNNNNNNNTTATTTTTAAGAACTTTTAGTAATTTtccattgaatttcaaagtttcatgtttttatgGAATTATGAAAAGTcctttttgcccctgggcccacctgtcagtggaacccagtgggttaggtcgaaccgaccggcctggtccggctcgaccagctccactcctctctctccctctcacgcgcggccgaaccctaaccctaatccctctctggcgattcgcgtcgccaccgccgtcgccgctcgattccggcgagctccgccggaaCTGGCCCCCGCCAtgatgcgcaatcgacgcgcctcacgacggcggtcaccttcatccgcgtcgatctagaACGGTGCTACTCCAGCTCGTCTTCGACCTCccttgcggcggctagggttacgggatcgtggTGATCCCGCTGCTCACTGGGCTCCAGGcgcggtggcgccgccgtgggcctcgccacggtggtgtggggcgctacggcgcttgtcggcgcatggcctggcctggccaggtgctaccgagcactcggcgcgcgccgccgtggccgccatggccgcatctgctcgtctgctagccccgggtatgtgcgccacctcctgctctctctcctttgcctgttctactccttcccttcctcttctccgtCTAGCTCGATCTCTGGCTTGCCGTGCCTCAtagaggtgcggccatgccgtgatgctgctgctgttcGCCTGTCGTCTTTGTTCTTGCTCGCTACCACCGCTTGGGTTGTCTGTGCTACttgttcttgctcaattgcttgCTGATGCGACTTATGAATTATTGCTCCCGAGCATGATGTGGTGCTCTGTGTAATCTAGTGATTCCTACTGATTCTCACGTATAAAATTCCTCTCCTGTATATGCCATAGATTGCTCTTGGCTTGATCATCtctgtgatgatccttgcctttggcaagtgccggtGCTCCGGATGTGCTATTATATGTGCTCTAATCcctggacatgctcaattgagcctaggCATGTTGCATTAACAACTCCattccttgatggagtgcttacgGATACAATTATAATGCTCTATTCACTTAtacgtgatgcaattgttcaattcACCGTGGCTGATCTTATTGGCTGGTTCATGTGTTGATTATCTGTGGCCAATTAGATATATGGTCCTTGCTCTGTTGCTTAATGATTCTctagcatgctctagcatgctATGGCAGGCTCTGGTGTTCATGTGCTCATTAACTGTTGGTCAGTATATGATGTAGTTGTTGCCTGTGCCATGCTGTTACTTGATTCTATGTATGTGTGTGGCACACATTAGTGcaagtgcttgctcaagcatctgctgacacttgcagtgatccattggatcattagcATGGGTCTGTtttatgatttacttgttaatctCAATTATCTATGTTGCTTTAATTAATTcaagtggataattgatgtgaactatacgagtgatgatcatcacagttggttggattaggctagatggatgcccacggtgattgggaaccctagcccttctttgaacccaatcggGGTGATGATATATGCATTTGGCTTGTTGGTGTGGttgatctagggtttgaggtgaccacTGGCGGTAGTCTTGTGcttgccctagggtagctccctaTTTGTTGGCTGGTCTGTGATTTGATGGATAACTCACTGGAAGTAACCATGTTGGTTTTCCGAGTACCTTTCATCGTTGACAACAAAAATAGACGGGATATGTCTAATATCCGATGGCTTGCTTGGCTTTAGGTGCTAGATGATTTtggaatggctagttagggattaatccaggtTGGATTTCTCACGGTATGTCATCTTGTTGACATGCCAATGTTCCCCTGGAAATCTCCCATCTGTCTGTTCtctagtttgcttgcaccaaaaggcctagtagccaaatgatgatgcaaacagggtttcatacccactttgcttctgtgatgcaagtgtatgcttatttatgagcaaaacagagttttgctcaggttgatcttgtttatacctcactccagctcctagatgatttgttgatgtagaggttttgcttctgtgatgaacttgtggttggtttacttgtcctgctcctcctggtgatcttgttTTGGTTCAGTGGTGAGGTTGAACAGATTGAACAGCACtggctgttcttcttgttctagttGTTCttagtgttcttggtgacttaccactgctgcctgtcgatggatgaagcaaatggctagggtttggctctgaaaaggttatatatggtgctctcttgctctccctggtcgacagctcttgcttgtcactttggtgactcactgtgtatgtgtgctgcatgcacacagccctgtgagcaggaTGTGTGTGTGTAGGCATGTGCTGTGCACCTGGTCCTGGAACTTGgctgtggcatggatcagctcggccactttgGTCCTATCTGATCATTTTCCtattttcatttgatttctaacctgccaagtggctatgccacttggcataacttctttttgttgtgattttgtgcagggaatcaagagtgtaatcaagtgaagatgaagatcatcagATTCAATCATCTTTATGAAACTAGACTTGTAATTTAGGATAGGTCATCatttgtaatcttctttttcttatttgagcaattcttgtaatatgttgtattattcatttcttttctcttatgaatattgtaatgacaatgtaaattgtgtgatgatcaataaagctcaaggtttttctctaatgagctttactttactttaattgCTCATATTGTTGATtatttattatttacttaatgaatttcctcacaattcaatattagggtaattatttaatatttgaagttgaaattcaaattcatcattggtttgaattcaaccatgtcactttatttagaattcaatcatgcaaactctcccctcttctcaaaaccctaaactagtgaagtgagatgcaagtttgtcgcactctcgaaaccctaaccactgtaaggtgtcgagagagaaacttgtcccccttcgatgcagtttttgtttaaaagcgcgaaatttccccagaatttactatgcaatgcacatccctttctaaaatctacccctcgatcgtctgtaaacctgggacattacacaaaCACACCCTAAGAGTATTGTTGAACAGATCCGCACGAAGATTCTCAAGCCTGTAGTGGAAAATAAATACTTGTCTTTTTGCCATttcttaaaaaaatattttttctgtTGTCTAATGTAAGACTTTACTAGACAACTAAATACGGAACAAAATGAATGAGCCTACGCACTAATATGCATCAAGATATATGCATTTACTAAAAAAGTTAGTAAAAATCATATACCAGTGAGGGAGTACTAATATACAACGGGAAACATTCCAAAACAACAAGCGGGGCGGCAAAGAAGCTGCTGTTTCTCGAAACCGCTTCCTTTGCCTTTATCCAGCAACTTCGAGCACATCCTTATCCTTCTTTCACTTCAATAAAAAGAAGAAGGGGCGTGAGTTATCAGCATCTCGAACATCTCAACGTCGTCGTATACACTTGGGAAGCAAGAAGAAGCTTGGAGGTGGGTGTAGTCTATTCGTGGGGAGCAAGAAGCTGATCCTTGGTATAGATGGCTAGTATAAGAGCGACCGCAGCAAGGATCTCTCGGCCCTCGTGGTCGGCTGTCGCGGTGACCGTGACGAGGAGGATGGAGGGCATCGGTGGCAGCCGCCCCGCGCCGCGCTACTTCGGTGACAGcatccgctccggcagggtgctcagCGAAGAGGAGCGCGCCGCCGAGAACGTCTACATACAGGTGACTGCAGACAGATTTAGCTGCAgctagcattttttttttttgtttttatgaaCTTGTGCAAGCCCTGAAGATTTGTATTGATTCCGTGAgcagaagatggagagggagaaGCTGGAAAAGCTGAGGAGGAAAGCGGACCAGGAGAAGGCCGACGCGGCAAAGAGGACGGCCGCCGGCAAAGGGGACAAGGTAA includes:
- the LOC124687195 gene encoding uncharacterized protein At2g27730, mitochondrial-like, producing MASIRATAARISRPSWSAVAVTVTRRMEGIGGSRPAPRYFGDSIRSGRVLSEEERAAENVYIQKMEREKLEKLRRKADQEKADAAKRTAAGKGDKKDEGPRPN